The DNA segment GCGGTCTGCAAACCATCCCGAAGGAACTCTACGAAGCGGCCGAAATGGACGGTGCGACGCCGTGGCAGCGGTTCCGCGCCGTGACCATGCCGGGGCTGCGCCCCGTTTCGGGAACGGTCGTGCTGCTCGGCACGATCTGGACCTTCAACCAGTTCCCTGTCATCGCGCTGCTCACCGGCGGCGGGCCTGGCGGGTCGACGAACATCCTTGTCACCGAAGCCTACGAGCGGGCGTTCCAGGGAATCAGGGACTACGCGGGCGCCGCGACCTACGGTGCCGTCATCGCGTCGATGCTCGTGGTGTTCGCCTTCTTCTACCAGCGCTGGCTGCGACGCCAGTCCGCGGAGGTACTGACATGAGCGCGAATCGCGGCAAACTGTCCTCGACCGCGCTGCACACCACGCTGGTCGCCGCGTGCGTCATCGCCGTGTTCCCCGTCGCGTGGGTCGCGCTCACCTCGCTCAAGACCGAAAGGGACACCTGGGCGAGACCGGACGAGCTCGGCACCATCGGGCTCGGCAACTACGGCCAGGTACTCGCGGACACGCAGTTCACGACCTGGTTCCTGAATTCACTCATCGTGGCGACCGGCACCACCGTCTTCGGCGTGCTCATCGCCGCGACGGCCGGATACGCGGCGTCGCGGATGCGGTTTCCCGGACACCGGCCGCTGATGTGGACGTTCCTCGTCACCCAGATGTTTCCCGCCGCCGTCCTCATCGTCCCGCTCTACAACGTCCTTTCCGGACTCGGGCTGCTCAATTCCTACGGCGGCCTCATCCTCGCCGGATCCACGATCGCGGTGCCCTACTGCGCGTGGATGCTCAAGGGCTATTTCGACACCATCCCCGTCTCGATCGACGAAGCGGGCCGTATCGACGGACTGAGTCCCTTCGGCACGTTCTGGCGGCTCATCGTCCCGCTCGCGAAACCCGGCATCTCGGTGACGATCTTCTACTCGTTCATCACCGCGTGGGGCGAAGTCGCCTTCGCGGGCGTGTTCATGCAGAGCGAGGACCGCTACACGCTTCCCGTCGGCATGGCCACGTTCGTCAGCGACTTCAAGGCCGAATGGGGCCTGCTGACAGCGGGATCCGTGCTGGTCATGCTGCCCGCGGCCGCCGTCTTCTTCCTCGTCCAACGTCATCTCGTCGCCGGTCTCACCGCCGGTGGCGTCAAGAGCTGAACCGAAAGGATCTCCATGGGCAAGAACTGGTGGCGGTCGGCCGTGATCTATCAGGTCTACGTTCGCAGTTTCGCCGACTCGAACGGTGACGGCTACGGCGACCTCCCCGGCGTACGCGACCGGCTCGGTTACCTCGCCGACCTCGGTGTCGACGCGCTGTGGCTGACACCGTTCTACGCCTCACCCATGGCCGACGGCGGTTACGACGTCGCCGACTACCGCGAGGTCGATCCGCTCTTCGGCAAGCTGGCCGACGCGGAGGCGTTGATCGACGACGCCCACCGGCACGGCCTGCGCGTGATCGTCGACCTCGTCCCCAACCACACGTCGTCGGCTCATCCGTGGTTCGCCGAAGCACTCGCCGCGGCGCCCGATTCGCCCGAGCGGGCAAGATACGTGTTCCGGGAAGGCAAAGACGGAGGGCCGCCCAACGACTGGGAGTCGCTTTTCGGTGGCCCCGCGTGGACGCGACTGCCGGACGGCCAGTGGTATTTGCACCTTTTCGACGCGGCACAACCCGACCTCAACTGGGAACACCCCGACGTGCACGCCGAGTTCGAGAGCATCCTCCGGTTCTGGCTCGATCGCGGCGTCGACGGGATCCGGATCGATGTCGCGCACGGACTCGTCAAGGCGGCAGGGCTTCCCGACGTCCTGCACACCGGTCAAGCCGGTCTGCTCGGCAGCGCCGCGCTGCCCTACTTCGACCAGGACGGGGTGCACGACATCTACCGGGAGTGGCGCAAGATCCTCGACTCCTACGAAGGCGACCGCATCGCCGTCGCCGAAGCATGGGTCCCCAACGCGCAGCGGCTCGCGCTGTATCTCCGGCAGGACGAACTGCACCAGGCATTCAACTTCCACTACGCCAACGCGGAATGGTCGGCCGAGCAGTTCCGCACGGTCATCTACGACTCGCTCGCCGCCGTCGCCGACGTGGGGGCACCGAGCACCTGGGTTCTGTCCAATCACGACATCGAGCGGCACGTCACCCGTTACGGCGGAGGAGAAACCGGACTACGGCGAGCACGAGCGGCCGCGCTGCTCACACTCGCGCTGCCGGGATCTGCCTACGTGTATCAGGGTGAGGAGCTTGGGCTGGCCGAGGTCACCGACCTGCCCGAGGAGGTACTGGCCGACCCGATGTGGGAACGGTCGGGGCACACGGAACGCGGGCGGGACGGCTGCCGCGTGCCGTTGCCGTGGTCGGGCAAGGAACCGTCGTTCGGGTTCGGCGGCCCTGCCTGGCTTCCTCAGCCAAGCGAGTGGGCAGCGCTGAGTGTCCAGGCGCAAACCGGCGACCCCGATTCGACCTTGTCGCTCTACCGCAACGCTTTGCGGTTGCGGCGCGACCTTCCGGAAGGCCAGCCACGCTGGTTCGACGCGGGCTCCGACGTTCTCGCCTTTCACCGTGACCCCGGCTTCGCCTGCACGGTGAACTTCGGTTCTTCACCGGTCTCGCTGCCGAGACAAGGGCGGATACTGTTGAGCAGTATCCCCGAGCACGAGCTCGAACAGACCGACGAGACCGTCCTCCTCCCGCCGGACAGCGCGGTGTGGTGGACCGGAGACAGCGATGCCTGAGAAGCCCATTGACGCCGTGCGGCTCGCCGACATCGCCGAGCGGGCGAAGGTCAGCGAAGCCACCGTGAGCCGCGTGCTCAACGGCAAGCAGGGGGTGGCGGCGACCACCCGGCAGGCGGTGCTCACGGCCATGGACCAGCTCGGCTTCGAACGGCCGATGCGGACGCGCCAGCGCAGCGCCGGGCTCATCGGCTTGCTCATTCCCGAACTGGACAACCCGATCTTCCCCGCGTTCGCGCAGGTCATCGACCGTACGCTCGCGATGCGCGGGTACACGTCGGTGTTGTGCACGCAGTCACCAGGCGGCGCGAGCGAGGACGAATACATCGAGGCACTTACCGAGCGGGGGGTCGCGGGCGTCATCTTCGTTTCCGGCTCGCACGCCGACACGACGGCCGACCACGACAGGTACGCGAGGCTCATCGCGGCGGGTATCCCTGTTGTGTTCGTCAACGGCTACGCGCCGGGCATCACGGCTCCGTTCTTCTCGGACGACGACGGCACCGCCGTGCAGTTGGCGATCGCTCACCTGCGAGAACTGGGTCACGAGCGCATCGGGCTCGCCGTCGGCCCTCAACGGTTCGTACCCGCACAGCGCAAAGCAGCCGAGTTCCGGTCGCTCATGACGCCGGTGCTCGGCAGTCCCGACGACGCCGACAAGCTCATCGTGCACTCGTTGTTCTCGGTCGAGGGCGGACATTCCGCGGGGTGGTTCCTGCTCGAACAGGGCTGCACGGCCGTGGTGTGCGGGAGCGACCTGATGGCGCTCGGAGCGATCAGGGTCGCGCGCAAGCGCGGACTCGCGGTACCGAGGGATTTCTCCGTCGTCGGCTACGACGATTCGCCGCTCATCGCCTTCACCGACCCTCCGCTGACCACCATCCAGCAGCAGGTTTCGGCGATGGGGACGGCCGCGGTACGCACGTTGCTCGACGAGATCGCAGGCGTGGCCGTGCCGACGGGGGAGTACCTCTTCCAGCCCGAGCTCGTCGTCAGAGGCTCGACCGCCGCGGTAGCCGAACGACCAGAATCATCCACATAGGACTGTCAAAGCTTGCGTGGCACGTAGAACCACAGCACGCCGAAGAGCAGCCCGACGCACGCCCCGACGATGATCATCAAAACGGTTCCGTAGATGACGTTGGCGATCAGGGCGACGGTGAGCGTGACCGCGATCGAAAGACACACCAGACCGGCGATGACCGACCGGTTGCCGACCCGCAGTATTTCCTCGCGCCTGCCCGCGCGGAACAGGACCCTGTGCCACGCGGCAGGCGCGGTCAGCAGCGCGGTCGCCGAAGCCGCGAACAGCACGGTGATCAGGTGCAGCGTCTTCTCGAACCCGTTCGCGTCCCGGAAGGGGCCGGTGAAGGCGACGGCGAGCAGGAAACCGAACAGGATCTGCACGCCTGCCTGCGCGACCCGCAGTTCGCCGAGCAGCTCGTTGACATTGCGGGTGAGCTGCTGGTCGCGTGACTCACCCTGCTGATTCACGGCACGACCTCCACGCGTCGGGGTTCCACCACCACCGGCTTCCTGCGGCGTTCGTGCCAGCCCAGCGCCGTCACAGAGACGACGACGATGACGAGGCCGAGCCACTGGGTCACCGACAACGTCTCATTCAACACCGAAACACCGATGACGGCGGCGGTAGCCGGAAAGGCGAGTTCGGCGAGCGTCGCCCTTGCGGCGGGGGTCGCGCTCAGTCCCACGTAGTAGAGGCTCAACGCGAGCAGCCCCGGCACGAACGCCAGCAACGCGAGTCCGATCCCGTTGTCCAAGCCCACCGTGAACGAATTCCCCTGTACCGCGCAGATGATCGCGGCGAACGGCAGGCCGATGGAGAACCTGAGGACGGTGAGGTCCCGCCACGGGAGTTCGGCCGAAACGAGCCTGCCGAGCACGGTCCCCGCTGCCCACAGCGCGGCGGCGCCGAGCGCGAGCAAAGCGGCCCGCAACGCTGTGACCTGCACGTCGAGCGGATCGGAGAAGGCCAGCAGCCAGGCTCCCAGCAGCGCGGGCACCGCGAAGAGCAGGAACCCTCTCCTCGTGCGCTCACCGAGCACGATCCACGCGGCGAGCACGGCGAACAGGGGCTGGAACTTCTGGAGCACGAGCGGCGTGATCGGGTCGCCGACCTGGAAGGCCGCCGTGAACAGGGCGGTGGCCAGCGCCGAGGAGCCACCACCAATGACGAGTACGGCAAGCCATTCTTTCGGGCCACATCGGGCGAGTGCCCTCACCGCCGAAGGCAGCAGGGGCAGCAGGACCACCGCGACGAGGAGGTGTTCCCAGAACACCACGGTTCCAGCCTGCAATTCGCCCGCGAGTGGAAGGCGGAGCAGCCCGTCCGTTCCCCACAGTGCAGCGGCGATCGCCACCAGCCACGTCCGGTCGGCTTTGCCCGCCCCACCAGTGTTTGTCACGCGTTCAGGCTACGAAAATCCGTTCCACTTGCCACGTGCGTCCAGATTGGTTTATGGACGATGCATGAAACGTCACACGCTTGCCTTCCTGTTCGCCACGGCCATCGTCCTTCCCGGTTCGGCGCTCGCGGGGGCCGGTAGCGCCGAGGCCGCGGTCGGGCCGTTCGCCGGCGCGAGAGGGACGTTCGGTCCGTACAGCGAAGGCAGGGTGGCGACGACGTACGATCCGTCGCTCGTGCCTGCCGGTGCGACGGGAAGGGTCTACTCGATGTCCGGCAAGTACACCGGCACCTTCACCACGCTCAGCGTGAGCGGGTTGCGGCCCGAACGCCAGTACGGCGCACACGTGCACGAGAAGCCCTGCGGTGCGAGCGGTGGCGACGCCGGTCCGCACTTCCAGAACGTCGCCGATCCGGCCGCGGACGGCGGCGCGTCGACCGACCCGGCCTACGCCAACGCCGACAACGAGATCTGGCTCGACTTCACGACGAGCGAGCGCGGCTCCGCGCTCGCGTCCTCGCACGTCAAATGGGCTTTCGGCGAACGAAAGCCCGCGTCGGTCGTCATCCACGAGCACAGCACGTCGACCGAACACGGCCACGCCGGCGACGCCGGAGCAAGGCTGGCGTGCGTCAACGTCGACTTCTGATTCGCTTTTCGCGGCGGTGATCAGGCGGTGTTGACGGCGGCGTCGGCGTCGTAGTCCTTTCTCGCCGCCGCGATGGCCGAACGATGCCGTTCGGCCCAATCGGTCAGCGCCGACAGCGTCGCGTGCAGTTCCCTCGCCATGTCGGTGAGGGTGTACTCGACCTTCGGCGGCACCGTCGGGTAGACGGTGCGGTGCAGCAGGCCGTCACGTTCGAGCCTGCGCAAGGTCAGGGTGAGCATCCGCCTGCTGATGCCGCTGACCGCCCGCTCCAGTTCGGTGAACCGGATCGGTCCGTGCGCGGCCGCCACGATGATGCCGATGCTCCACTTCCCCGAGACGTGATCGAGCACCTCGACGAGCGGGCATGCTTCCTCGATGGCCTGGACGGTCACATCCGTGTGCCTCTGGGACATCAAAGTGCCTCCTTCCGCGTCCTCGAATAGTCACACAAGATGGGCTCTGTTACAAAACTTCACCCAAGGAGCCTGTCGATGTCCCATGCGCGCTGGCCAGCGCTCGCCGTCCTGTGCGCGGGTGCGCTGATGGCGATCGTCGACGAGACGATCGTCGCGGTCTCACTTCCCGTCATCCAGTACGACCTGGGCTTCTCCCGGTCAGGATTGGCATGGGTGACGGGCTCGTACCTGATCGCGTTCGCCGGACTGCTGCTGTTGAGCGGACGACTCGGCGACCTCGCCGGAAGGCGAAGGGTCTTCCTTGCCGGGCTCGCCACGTTCACCGTCGCCTCCGCGCTCTGCGCGCTGGCCTGGAACGCGCCCACCCTCGTCGCCGCGCGGTTCGTCCAGGGCATCGGCGCCGCCGCGATGACGGCCGTCATCCTCGGCATGATCGTCACGCTGTTCCCCGCGCCGAAGGAGCGCGCCAAGGCCATCGGGGCGTTCAGCTTCGTGCAGGCCTCCGGCGGTTCGATCGGCACGCTCGCGGGCGGACTCATCACCGAGGCGGTGAGCTGGCACTGGATCTTCCTCGTCAACGTCCCCATCGGCGCGGTGGCCTTCGTGCTCGCGACCCGGCTGCTGGCGAAGGACACCGGTACCGGAGTCGTGCGCGGCGCGGACGTTCCGGGGGCCGCGCTCGTCACGGCGGCGCTGATGACCGCGATCTACACCGTCATCAGGGTCGAGGTGCACGGCTGGGCCTCGGCGCACACCCTGGGATTCGGCGCGCTGGCATTGGCACTGCTCGCCGCGTTCGTGATCAGGCAAACACGCGCGAGCAACCCGTTGCTACCACTGCGTATTCTGCGCTCGGTCAAGCTCAGTAGCGGCAACATCGCCATGTTCCTGCTGGTCTTCTCGATGTTCGGGTTCATGTTCGTCACCGTGCTCTACCTGCGGGAAGTGCTCGGCTACAGCGCACGGGACACCGGGTTCGCGATGCTGCCCGTCGCCGTCATGATCGGACTCGTTTCGCTCGGCGTATCGGCGAGGGTCAACACCAGATTCGGCGAATGGCCGGTACTGCTCGTCGGCGTCACGTCGATGTTCGCGGGGTTCGTGCTGTTCAGCGTTGCCCCATCGGACGCGTCGTTCGCCGCGCACGTGCTGCCACCGCAACTGCTGCTCGGGTTCGGCTCGGGGCTGTCCATCCCGGCACTCATGTCGCTGGGAATGTCCGGGGTCGGCGAGCGGGAAGCGGGCCTCGCCTCAGGTTTGTTCAGCACGGTGCAGCAGATGGGCGCCGCGCTGGGGCTTTCCGTACTCGCGGTCGTCGCGGCGACCCGGACCGAAGGGCTGCTCGCCGAAGGGCGGGAGCGCGCCGAATCGCTGCTATCCGGGTTCCACCTCGCCTACCTGGTCAGTGCGGGTGTCTCGGTGGTGACGCTGGTCTTCGTCGCCGTCGTGTTGCGGCCTTCGCGGACCATGCGAGCGCGGGCCGCGGTCAGCGTCTGATTCGTAGCCAGGACCCCGGCACTGTCCGGTGGGGTTGGTCAGGTTCGCACGCTCGAAGGCGCGACTCGCGTGCCTGGGCGCGGATCTCGGCGGCCCCACCGCTACGGGTGGGGCCCGATCGTCACAACGGTGATCCGGCCGTCGCCAGGCCCGTAGATCCACCAGATGCGCCACGCCGAAGGTGTCTTGTTCTCCACATAGGACTCCCACAGCGTCGCACCATCCGGTCCGGGAATGGACTGGTAATCATGCGAATGCAAGCCGGGATGCCTCGGCCCCGCCTGCTCCAGCAGGCGGAGCGCCTTGCGCACCTTCTTCAGTTTGGCCGCGTATTGCTGTTTCGAGCGCAGGTCTTCGATGACCTTCTCTGCTTCACGCGTGTACAGCAGCGCGAACGGCGGTGCACTCACGCGTCTTCGGCATCCTCGTCAGCCGCGGTGACCCAATCCAGCGACCGCGCATTGCCTTCCGCGGCGTCGGCGAGCCCACGAAACAGCGACGCTCGCAGCTCGGCGTTTTCCCAGACCGGCAATTCCCGCTTCGGAATGCTCACCAGCGGCGTGAGCAGGATGGCACCGTCGGCATTGACCGACACGGTGTATCGGTCGTTCTTGTGTGCCCCGGCCTTGCTGATCGCAACCCGGGCGCGTTCGTCCGCCGTCACCTCGGCAACGGGCCGGAAATCTTCGAGTGCCGTCACGCCGCCTCCCTTCACGACTGAACCCAGATAGACCCAGACTACCCACGAGTGGGTAAGTGGGCAATACCCATGACACCTCCGACACCCCAGCCTTTCGTGGATCTGCCGAGGGTTGCTTCGTGGATCTGCCGCAGGTGTCGTCGTGGATCTGCCGAGTCTCGACAGGTCCGGCCACGGCCCCCGGACCTGCTTCGGACGGCACCAAGTCACGCCCCGGGGCGAGTGCGTCGCGACACAGGTGACAATGGAGAACGTGACCGCCACATTGTCGACACCCGCGTTGAAGATCGGCCCCTACGAGGTCGATCCGCCGGTCGTGCTCGCGCCGATGGCAGGCATCACCAACGTCGCGTTCCGCAGGCTCTGCCAGGAGTACGGCGCCGGCATCTACGTCTGCGAGATGATCACCGCTCGCGCGGTCGTCGAACGCCACCCGGGCACCATGCACATGATGACCTTCGGTGCCGACGAGAAGCCGAGGTCGATGCAGCTCTACGGGGTCGACCCGAAGACGATGCGCGAAGCGGTCAAGATCATCGTCGGCGAGGGCCTCGCCGACCACATCGACCAGAACTACGGCTGTCCCGTCGCGAAGGTCACCCGCAAGGGCGGCGGCGCCGCGCTGCCGTACAAGCGCACCCTGTTCGGCAACATCGTGCGAGCGTCCGTCGAGGCTGCCGAACCCTCGGGGGTGCCGGTGACCGTGAAGTTCCGGGTCGGCATCGACGACGAGCACCACACCTACCTCGACGCGGGCCGCATCGCCGAAGCGGAGGGCGCCGCCGCCGTCTCACTGCACGCGCGGACCGCGGCCCAGCGGTACTCGGGCCAGGCCGACTGGTCGCGGATCGCGATGCTCAAAGAGGCCGTCACCAGCATTCCCGTGCTCGGCAACGGCGACATCTTCTCCGCGGCCGACGCGTTGAGGATGGTCTCGGAAACCGGCTGCGATGGTGTCGTCGTCGGCAGGGGCTGCCTCGGCAGGCCGTGGTTGTTCGGCGAGTTGGAGGCCGCCTTCCAGGGAAGGCCCGCCCCGAAGGAGCCCAACCTCGGGGAAGTCGCGGCCGTCCTGCGCAGGCACGCCGAACTACTCGTCGACCATGACGGGCCCGGCAAGGCCATGCGCGACCTGCGCAAACACATGGCCTGGTACTTCATGGGCTTTCCGGTCGGCTCCGAGCTGCGGCGCGGCTTCGCCATGGTG comes from the Prauserella marina genome and includes:
- a CDS encoding superoxide dismutase family protein → MKRHTLAFLFATAIVLPGSALAGAGSAEAAVGPFAGARGTFGPYSEGRVATTYDPSLVPAGATGRVYSMSGKYTGTFTTLSVSGLRPERQYGAHVHEKPCGASGGDAGPHFQNVADPAADGGASTDPAYANADNEIWLDFTTSERGSALASSHVKWAFGERKPASVVIHEHSTSTEHGHAGDAGARLACVNVDF
- a CDS encoding winged helix-turn-helix transcriptional regulator yields the protein MSQRHTDVTVQAIEEACPLVEVLDHVSGKWSIGIIVAAAHGPIRFTELERAVSGISRRMLTLTLRRLERDGLLHRTVYPTVPPKVEYTLTDMARELHATLSALTDWAERHRSAIAAARKDYDADAAVNTA
- the dusB gene encoding tRNA dihydrouridine synthase DusB, whose translation is MENVTATLSTPALKIGPYEVDPPVVLAPMAGITNVAFRRLCQEYGAGIYVCEMITARAVVERHPGTMHMMTFGADEKPRSMQLYGVDPKTMREAVKIIVGEGLADHIDQNYGCPVAKVTRKGGGAALPYKRTLFGNIVRASVEAAEPSGVPVTVKFRVGIDDEHHTYLDAGRIAEAEGAAAVSLHARTAAQRYSGQADWSRIAMLKEAVTSIPVLGNGDIFSAADALRMVSETGCDGVVVGRGCLGRPWLFGELEAAFQGRPAPKEPNLGEVAAVLRRHAELLVDHDGPGKAMRDLRKHMAWYFMGFPVGSELRRGFAMVSSMAELDDLIAQLDKDEPFPTDALGPRGRQGSPGKVTLPHGWLDDPNDPCVPEGADVMHSGG
- a CDS encoding glycoside hydrolase family 13 protein, with amino-acid sequence MGKNWWRSAVIYQVYVRSFADSNGDGYGDLPGVRDRLGYLADLGVDALWLTPFYASPMADGGYDVADYREVDPLFGKLADAEALIDDAHRHGLRVIVDLVPNHTSSAHPWFAEALAAAPDSPERARYVFREGKDGGPPNDWESLFGGPAWTRLPDGQWYLHLFDAAQPDLNWEHPDVHAEFESILRFWLDRGVDGIRIDVAHGLVKAAGLPDVLHTGQAGLLGSAALPYFDQDGVHDIYREWRKILDSYEGDRIAVAEAWVPNAQRLALYLRQDELHQAFNFHYANAEWSAEQFRTVIYDSLAAVADVGAPSTWVLSNHDIERHVTRYGGGETGLRRARAAALLTLALPGSAYVYQGEELGLAEVTDLPEEVLADPMWERSGHTERGRDGCRVPLPWSGKEPSFGFGGPAWLPQPSEWAALSVQAQTGDPDSTLSLYRNALRLRRDLPEGQPRWFDAGSDVLAFHRDPGFACTVNFGSSPVSLPRQGRILLSSIPEHELEQTDETVLLPPDSAVWWTGDSDA
- a CDS encoding DHA2 family efflux MFS transporter permease subunit, producing MSHARWPALAVLCAGALMAIVDETIVAVSLPVIQYDLGFSRSGLAWVTGSYLIAFAGLLLLSGRLGDLAGRRRVFLAGLATFTVASALCALAWNAPTLVAARFVQGIGAAAMTAVILGMIVTLFPAPKERAKAIGAFSFVQASGGSIGTLAGGLITEAVSWHWIFLVNVPIGAVAFVLATRLLAKDTGTGVVRGADVPGAALVTAALMTAIYTVIRVEVHGWASAHTLGFGALALALLAAFVIRQTRASNPLLPLRILRSVKLSSGNIAMFLLVFSMFGFMFVTVLYLREVLGYSARDTGFAMLPVAVMIGLVSLGVSARVNTRFGEWPVLLVGVTSMFAGFVLFSVAPSDASFAAHVLPPQLLLGFGSGLSIPALMSLGMSGVGEREAGLASGLFSTVQQMGAALGLSVLAVVAATRTEGLLAEGRERAESLLSGFHLAYLVSAGVSVVTLVFVAVVLRPSRTMRARAAVSV
- a CDS encoding sugar ABC transporter permease, which codes for MSANRGKLSSTALHTTLVAACVIAVFPVAWVALTSLKTERDTWARPDELGTIGLGNYGQVLADTQFTTWFLNSLIVATGTTVFGVLIAATAGYAASRMRFPGHRPLMWTFLVTQMFPAAVLIVPLYNVLSGLGLLNSYGGLILAGSTIAVPYCAWMLKGYFDTIPVSIDEAGRIDGLSPFGTFWRLIVPLAKPGISVTIFYSFITAWGEVAFAGVFMQSEDRYTLPVGMATFVSDFKAEWGLLTAGSVLVMLPAAAVFFLVQRHLVAGLTAGGVKS
- a CDS encoding DMT family transporter, whose protein sequence is MAIAAALWGTDGLLRLPLAGELQAGTVVFWEHLLVAVVLLPLLPSAVRALARCGPKEWLAVLVIGGGSSALATALFTAAFQVGDPITPLVLQKFQPLFAVLAAWIVLGERTRRGFLLFAVPALLGAWLLAFSDPLDVQVTALRAALLALGAAALWAAGTVLGRLVSAELPWRDLTVLRFSIGLPFAAIICAVQGNSFTVGLDNGIGLALLAFVPGLLALSLYYVGLSATPAARATLAELAFPATAAVIGVSVLNETLSVTQWLGLVIVVVSVTALGWHERRRKPVVVEPRRVEVVP
- a CDS encoding LacI family DNA-binding transcriptional regulator, yielding MPEKPIDAVRLADIAERAKVSEATVSRVLNGKQGVAATTRQAVLTAMDQLGFERPMRTRQRSAGLIGLLIPELDNPIFPAFAQVIDRTLAMRGYTSVLCTQSPGGASEDEYIEALTERGVAGVIFVSGSHADTTADHDRYARLIAAGIPVVFVNGYAPGITAPFFSDDDGTAVQLAIAHLRELGHERIGLAVGPQRFVPAQRKAAEFRSLMTPVLGSPDDADKLIVHSLFSVEGGHSAGWFLLEQGCTAVVCGSDLMALGAIRVARKRGLAVPRDFSVVGYDDSPLIAFTDPPLTTIQQQVSAMGTAAVRTLLDEIAGVAVPTGEYLFQPELVVRGSTAAVAERPESST
- a CDS encoding DUF6328 family protein, which gives rise to MNQQGESRDQQLTRNVNELLGELRVAQAGVQILFGFLLAVAFTGPFRDANGFEKTLHLITVLFAASATALLTAPAAWHRVLFRAGRREEILRVGNRSVIAGLVCLSIAVTLTVALIANVIYGTVLMIIVGACVGLLFGVLWFYVPRKL